In one window of Nicotiana tabacum cultivar K326 chromosome 12, ASM71507v2, whole genome shotgun sequence DNA:
- the LOC107767465 gene encoding phenylcoumaran benzylic ether reductase TP7-like, which yields MAEKSKILIIGATGYIGKYLVEASAKAGHPSFAFVRESTILSDPVEAKLVESFKNLGVTIVHGDLYDHESLVKAVKQVDVVISAVGHMQLADQVNIIAAIKEAGNIKRFFPSEFGMDVDKANTVEPVKSLVDAKAQIRRAIESEGIPYTYVSSDCFDGFFLANLVQLQATAPPRDKIIIPGDGNVKAVFNEEHDVGTYTIKAVDDPRTLNKTLYIKPPKNTLSFNELVAMWEKMIGQTLEKIYIPEEQILKDINTSPFPNNVALALNHLTFVKGDLTNFEIEPAFGVEASELYPHVKYTTAEEYLVQFV from the exons ATGGCTGAGAAAAGCAAAATTCTAATCATTGGAGCAACTGGGTATATTGGAAAATATTTAGTTGAAGCAAGTGCAAAAGCTGGACACCCCAGTTTTGCTTTTGTTAGAGAGAGCACAATACTTTCTGACCCTGTTGAGGCTAAACTTGTTGAGAGTTTCAAGAATTTGGGTGTCACAATTGTtcat GGTGATTTATATGATCATGAGAGTTTGGTGAAGGCTGTAAAGCAAGTGGATGTGGTAATATCAGCAGTAGGTCATATGCAATTGGCTGATCAAGTTAATATCATAGCTGCTATCAAAGAAGCTGGCAATATTAAG AGATTCTTCCCTTCAGAGTTTGGTATGGATGTTGATAAGGCCAATACTGTGGAACCAGTGAAGTCTTTAGTTGATGCAAAAGCCCAAATTCGTAGAGCTATTGAATCTGAAGGAATTCCTTATACTTATGTCTCAAGCGACTGTTTTGATGGTTTTTTCTTAGCAAATTTGGTCCAACTACAAGCCACTGCTCCCCCTAGAGACAAAATCATCATTCCTGGAGATGGAAATGTTAAGG cTGTATTCAATGAGGAACATGATGTTGGCACCTACACTATTAAAGCTGTTGATGACCCGAGAACATTAAACAAGACACTCTATATTAAGCCTCCCAAAAACACACTATCGTTCAATGAGCTAGTGGCTATGTGGGAGAAAATGATTGGTCAAACTCTAGAGAAAATCTACATTCCAGAGGAGCAAATTCTCAAAGACATCAATA CATCTCCTTTTCCAAACAATGTCGCTTTGGCGCTTAACCACTTAACATTTGTAAAAGGTGATCTAACTAATTTTGAGATTGAGCCAGCGTTTGGGGTTGAGGCCTCAGAACTTTATCCACATGTCAAGTACACCACTGCGGAGGAGTACCTTGTTCAATTTGTCTAA